From one Solea solea chromosome 15, fSolSol10.1, whole genome shotgun sequence genomic stretch:
- the LOC131473615 gene encoding cullin-9 isoform X3 has translation MRIQQPGAAERTNGYSLGNDTLARKRKQRVRAKNETEGKVCGTAENMAGERRSGNLLVQLGPKLQAYPEELIRQRRTHDGLMEYLIRWCLVTIDDGSSSGGGASEVGGAVGGSAGVGGSGSSTSEAKTENILMWMSTEDVYANCPTLLGKRKTDAQRPLQPQEKQHGGESTEGGQRSGGDEFPTDVTFDEVELSDMKEDVKNLVRRARKQMAKKSDFSISITHTIHVLSAYASIGSLVGVFKETGALNLLMELLCNKETQTRRSAGKMLRALASHDAGSRAYVLLSLSQQDGIEQHMDFDNRYTLLELFAETTSSEEHGISFEGIHLPQIPGKLLFSLVKRYLCVTSLMDKLNTGGAELSSDRQDGSPCPASSANSAHQAEHLRVQREFDFTMAMANLISELVRVMGWDRNRQSPDSSAYRLGGGGACAEEQVEEGARPVLRSIFQPRFCASSVVVPVTSAAAATAAPATSPPKKKTGNGFKTRPDFSSRPAYVEYIQDNLKCGMMVRMLEDYEEVSAGDTGEFRYSNDGSPPVQVYWNSLSRTYWVHWHMVEILGSGNQTEKETQEKASTLTEMLKLTTVSPTFFSKPPGGLYSLPYLTDGLQVEPVTLSRAEWWEVLFFIKKLEPKQQQEVNELLRQSLHEQDGELDDVSLIGLSVHGDVAKKLLHFLKQKLPSSCLSDLLCSHAFTKHYLRRGGACLEDEELLAESSLPSTALGGGGGASGSTADEEVASVSKKPKKDSPVDSGISSSETESELPTEDVSRYPEDLEDKIKVFNNPRVQGKKTVLEKIGEVVDILKKAGSGSDNVQQLVAVLFITRLLEDKSVQKNYTRSDCIQSVRDKVLKLLVDLLSSPCKDVVVTSLRLTHVLMMKYDWRVPFATEGGVKAILSCMQEFSSVAHVQQLALATLKVITGASKHDLRSVGSALPLSESGTQMMLQIFASIGSATPEGSPGLLGTVPAAIDLMLQTPGCVPSVRNGLLVVVMLISNHKSLAEQLVACDVTAVLMKCLTLPRPEAMLAIVALNHISMVHKLESKVGGAQWDLKDAELQMLVVSLKEATKEVIQTMEQLLCDDTTQLEEGRSQVTHSRETFQDVVRLMEQHRVDRATQLSILRILSKFLDNYQEDLLPWHESIEPCLSSLLAFINDREVVQQFVRFMYRLASLNKDYTVVMCRLGTKDALVKALDKHGTNLLLVGELRDLVVDCDKYASLYKKMTTSVLAGCIQMVLGQIEEHRRSHQPINIPFFDVFLRNLCQGSSVELKEDKCWEKVEVSSNHHRANKLTDKNPKTYWESNGCTGSHFINVYMHKGVIVRQLAILVASEDSSYMPARILVLGGDDPTNISTELNTVNVTPSAGRVVLLENVTRFWPIIQIRIKRCQQGGIDTRVHGFEVLGPKPTFWPVFKEQLCCRTYLFYSTKAHTWCQEVMEDRTQLLQLFNKLNSALKHEQMFADRFLPDAEAAEALGRTCWEALITPIVHSITLSESPASSPLSWLLCEYLDNSESARRCKSRAAIFNSRVRRLTHLLVHVDTSRTDGEELKPPVKSKGLNRSKELKNGKDSKNKEAAAAASSSSSSSSAKPKVKSSSSSIAGIALCWQGVVKRQVKKFLESSFSQPDFVERYRTLYLRLKNAMEELFGQQTAFVLALRHGFSAALLQLSILRAMHVSERFAQYTDQMIQVAASGSVETQQRLQQFLEPMLFLSGLELATTFEHFYRYYMGDRLLAQGNVWLESAVVDQIGSCFPSRFPQQMLKNLSESAELQQEFHQYRLQQFDRHLQEHDQMMEEEWAESEDEADVRVLVLSPRCWNVSSFCFLDEPGKHFPSELCSYLNQFTQFYAHSQSMYGLSHSKPRRLQWTWLGHAELQFGLRTLHVSTLQMFILLQFNQQEEVEAESLLQATALSAVVLLHALTPLISEEGPLTCSRPDDPCQGVLRLSQQVASRSHSGVQTSVHLLPKQTYLKVDEDAAAALERKRNFIYCLIVHIMKQEKEMHMDNLVFKVLDSCQKRDAARPLGGGRFSCSTADVLSCIMHVISKGCVRRNDDNPHIVEFIPSDPSTPQKGQAQFSFSDGAESRADSCADISLALSPLRFEDGVLDTVLFSMGRTMTPEEVRQLMQRTVHQVSGTLSLDEDRAEHLLLHCKWNVDLLVQRYTDDPDALMMAAGIKCRNPEPTPSPTSTCPVCLSARSTTAEPVPLLSCMHYCCRSCWQEYLTARIEQNLVMNCNCPITDCQAQPTSQFFLSILTDKDTVTKYKSALLRVYVECCSNLTWCTNPQGCDQILCKENMGSMGTCSKCCWSSCFSCNFPEAHYPASCSHMSQWMDDGGFYEGMTVEAQSKHLAKLISKRCPSCQAQIEKNEGCLHMTCAKCNHGFCWRCLKPWKPTHKDYYNCSAMVSKAARQEKKFQDYNERCTFHHQAKDFAITLENKVSSINEALQMKSLTFVIDACKILAQARKVLAYSCVYSYYNQETEKMDVMEQQMEALDLHTNALQILLEETLLQCTDLASCVRLLKPEHLNTGLELIRRIQERLLAILQHSTQDFRVGYQSKSGQEPESAQASNLSNNSNANKKSKSDRASDSGDSDNNNYAGEEGGDEAEDEDDEYDEEYVPEWHEDYDEDDIDEDDLFSDDDESENLERDFSPFD, from the exons ATGCGCATCCAGCAGCCCGGAGCCGCGGAGCGAACGAACGGCTACAGCCTGGGAAACGACACGTTAGCGCGGAAAAGAAAACAGCGCGTCAGGGCGAAGAACGAAACCGAGGGCAAAGTCTGTGGCACGGCAG AGAACATGGCGGGCGAACGCCGCAGTGGGAACCTGCTGGTCCAGCTCGGTCCGAAGCTGCAGGCGTATCCTGAGGAGTTGATCCGCCAGCGCCGCACCCACGACGGCCTGATGGAGTACCTGATCCGCTGGTGCCTCGTCACCATCGATGATGGCTCCAGCTCTGGAGGTGGGGCCAGTGAAGTGGGCGGGGCAGTCGGGGGCAGTGCCGGAGTGGGCGGGTCTGGCAGCTCCACCTCAGAAGCCAAAACGGAGAACATCCTGATGTGGATGTCGACGGAGGACGTGTACGCGAACTGTCCCACACTGCTGGGCAAAAGAAAGACCgacgcacagcgccccctgcagccACAGGAGAAGCAGCATGGCGGCGAGTCGACAGAAGGAGGCCAGAGGAGCGGCGGCGACGAGTTTCCCACCGACGTCACCTTTGACGAGGTGGAGCTGTCGGACATGAAGGAGGATGTGAAGAACCTGGTGCGGCGAGCACGGAAGCAAATGGCCAAGAAGAGCGACTTCTCCATCAGTATCACGCACACCATCCACGTGCTGAGCGCCTACGCCAGCATTGGCTCGCTGGTCGGCGTCTTTAAGGAGACGGGCGCGCTCAACCTGCTGATGGAGCTGCTGTGCAACAAGGAGACGCAGACGAGACGCAGCGCCGGGAAAATGCTGCGCGCGCTGGCCTCACACGACGCAG GAAGCCGCGCCTATGtccttctgtccctcagtcagCAGGACGGCATCGAGCAGCACATGGACTTTGACAACCGCTACACTCTGCTGGAGCTGTTTGCCGAGACCACGTCGTCTGAGGAGCACGGCATCTCCTTTGAGGGCATCCACCTGCCACAG ATTCCAGGGAAGCTGCTCTTCTCTCTGGTGAAGCGTTACCTGTGCGTCACGTCCCTGATGGACAAACTCAACACAGGGGGGGCGGAGTTAAGCTCCGACAGACAGGATGGCAGCCCCTGCCCCGCCTCCTCTGCCAACTCCGCCCACCAGGCAGAGCATCTGCGTGTCCAGCGGGAGTTCGACTTCACCATGGCGATGGCCAACCTGATCTCCGAGCTGGTTCGAGTGATGGGCTGGGACCGCAACCGCCAGTCCCCCGACAGCTCTGCCTACCGtctgggagggggaggggcctgTGCAGAGGAGCAGGTAGAAGAAGGGGCACGCCCCGTCCTCAGGTCCATCTTCCAGCCTCGGTTTTGCGCCTCCTCCGTCGTCGTCCCCGtaacctctgctgctgctgccactgcagcGCCCGCCACCTCTCCACCGAAGAAGAAGACGGGAAATGGGTTCAAAACTCGCCCTGACTTCAGCAGTCGCCCCGCCTACGTGGAATACATCCAGGACAACCTGAAGTGCGGCATGATGGTCCGTATGCTGGAGGACTATGAGGAGGTGAGCGCAGGGGACACGGGAGAGTTTCGCTACAGCAACGACGGATCGCCACCGGTTCAG GTGTACTGGAACTCCCTGTCCAGGACTTACTGGGTCCACTGGCACATGGTGGAGATCCTGGGCAGCGGCAATCAGACCGAGAAAGAGACGCAGGAGAAGGCGTCGACGCTCACAGAGATGCTCAAACTCACCACAG TGAGTCCGACGTTCTTCTCGAAGCCTCCTGGTGGACTCTACTCGCTGCCGTATCTGACTGACGGTCTGCAGGTGGAGCCGGTGACgctgagcagagcagagtggTGGGAGGTTCTGTTCTTCATCAAGAAGCTGGAaccaaagcagcagcaggaagtcaACGAGCTCCTGAGACAGAGTCTCCACGAGCAG GACGGTGAGCTGGACGACGTGTCCCTCATCGGTTTGTCTGTCCACGGAGATGTTGCCAAGAAGCTGCTGCACTTCCTGAAGCAGAAGCTTCCGTCGTCGTGTCTCAGTGACCTGCTCTGCTCCCACGCCTTCACCAAACACTACCTGAGGCGAGGAGGAGCATGTCTGGAGGACGAGGAGCTGCTGG ctgAAAGCTCGCTGCCTTCAACGGCTttgggaggagggggaggagcttcagGCTCCACCGCTGATGAAGAGGTGGCCTCCGTATCCAAGAAACCGAAGAAGGACAGTCCCGTGGACTCTGGTATAAGCAGCTCAGAGACGGAGAGCGAGCTTCCCACGGAGGACGTCAGCAGATACCCCGAAGATCTGGAGGACAAGATAAAAG TGTTCAACAACCCGCGTGTCCAGGGGAAGAAGACCGTGTTGGAGAAGATCGGAGAGGTGGTGGACATCCTGAAGAAGGCGGGGTCAGGCTCTGACAATGTCCAGCAGCTGGTGGCCGTCCTCTTCATCACCAGGCTGCTGGAGGACAAGAGCGTCCAGAAGAACTACACGAGGAGCGACTGCATCCAGAGCGTACG ggACAAAGTGCTGAAGCTGCTGGTGGACCTCCTGTCCTCCCCGTGTAAGGACGTGGTCGTCACGTCGCTCAGACTCACTCACGTCCTGATGATGAAATACGATTGGAGGGTTCCCTTCGCCACGGAGGGCGGAGTCAAAGCCATTCTGTCCTGCATGCAGGAGTTTTCCTCCGTCGCACACGTCCAGCAGCTGGCGCTGGCG ACTCTGAAGGTCATCACCGGCGCCAGTAAACACGACCTCCGCAGCGTCGGCagcgctctccctctctctgagtCCGGGACGCAGATGATGCTGCAGATCTTCGCCAGTATCGGCTCGGCCACGCCTGAGGGCTCGCCGGGTCTGCTGGGAACCGTCCCCGCCGCCATCGACCTGATGCTGCAGACTCCGGG CTGCGTGCCGTCGGTGCGTAACGGCCTCCTGGTCGTCGTCATGCTCATCTCCAACCACAAGAGTCTGGCGGAGCAGCTGGTCGCCTGTGACGTCACCGCCGTCCTCATGAAGTGTCTGACTCTGCCCCGCCCCGAGGCCATGCTCGCCATCGTCGCCCTCAACCACATCTCCATGGTGCACAAACTGGAGAGTAAAG tgGGCGGGGCTCAGTGGGACCTGAAAGACGCCGAGCTGCAGATGTTGGTCGTGAGCCTGAAGGAGGCGACGAAGGAGGTGATTCAGACGatggagcagctgctgtgtgacgACACCACACAGCTGGAGGAGGGGCGGagccag GTGACCCACAGTCGTGAAACCTTCCAGGACGTGGTCCGTCTGATGGAGCAGCACCGAGTGGACCGGGCCACACAGCTCTCCATCCTCAG GATCCTGAGCAAGTTTCTGGACAACTACCAGGAAGATCTTCTGCCGTGGCACGAGAGCATCGAGCCCTGCCTGTCGTCCCTGCTGGCCTTCATCAACGACAGAGAG GTGGTGCAGCAGTTTGTCCGCTTCATGTACCGCCTGGCGTCTCTGAACAAAGACTACACCGTGGTGATGTGTCGTCTGGGCACCAAAGACGCGCTGGTCAAAGCGCTGGACAAACACGGCACCAACCTGCTGCTGGTCGGCGAGCTGCGAGACCTCGTCGTCGACTGCGACAAGTACGCCAGTCTCTACAAGAAGATGACCACCAGCGTCCTCGCCGGCTGCATCCAG ATGGTGCTGGGTCAGATCGAGGAGCACCGTCGCAGCCATCAGCCGATCAACATCCCGTTCTTCGACGTGTTCCTCAGGAACCTCTGCCAAG GGTCCAGTGTGGAGCTGAAGGAGGACAAGTGCTGGGAGAAGGTGGAGGTTTCGTCCAATCACCATCGAGCAAACAAACTGACCGACAAGAATCCAAAGACGTACTGGGAGTCCAACGGCTGCACGGGCTCGCACTTCATCAACGTCTACATGCACAAAGGAGTGATTGTCAG ACAACTCGCCATCCTGGTAGCGAGCGAGGACTCCAGCTACATGCCGGCACGGATCCTGGTTCTGGGGGGAGACGACCCAACCAACATAAGCACGGAGCTCAACACG gtGAATGTGACGCCGTCGGCCGGGCGTGTGGTTCTGCTGGAGAACGTGACCCGGTTCTGGCCCATCATCCAGATTAGGATCAAGCGGTGTCAGCAG GGAGGTATCGACACTCGGGTCCACGGGTTCGAGGTTCTGGGTCCGAAGCCGACATTCTGGCCCGTGTTCAAGGAGCAGCTGTGCTGTCGCACGTATCTGTTCTACAGCACCAAGGCCCACACCTGGTGtcaggaggtgatggaggacaGAACTCAGCTTCTGCAGCTCTTCAACAA gttGAACAGTGCTCTGAAACACGAGCAGATGTTTGCTGATCGTTTCCTGCCTGACGCTGAAGCGGCTGAAGCTCTGGGTCGAACCTGCTGGGAGGCTCTGATCACACCCATCGTCCACAGTATCACACtgtcag AATCCCCAGCGTCCAGCCCTCTCTCCTGGCTGCTCTGTGAGTACCTGGATAATTCTGAATCCGCTCGCCGCTGCAAGAGCCGGGCGGCCATCTTTAACTCCAGGGTGAGACGCCTGACTCACCTGCTGGTCCACGTGGACACGAGCCGCACGGACGGCGAGGAGCTCAAACCGCCTGTGAAATCCA AAGGTCTCAACAGAAGCAAAGAGCTCAAGA ACGGTAAAGAtagtaaaaacaaagaagccgctgccgccgcctcctcttcctcctcatcttcctctgccAAGCCCAAAgttaagagcagcagcagcagcatcgcaGGCATTGCCCTCTGTTGGCAGGGAGTTGTAAAGCGCCAG GTGAAGAAGTTCCTGGAGTCGAGCTTCAGTCAGCCAGACTTCGTCGAACGTTATCGGACTCTTTACCTGCGGCTGAAGAATGCCATGGAGGAGCTGTTTGGTCAACAGACGGCGTTCGTCCTTGCCCTTCGACACGGTTTCTCTGCTGCACTGTTACAGCTGTCCATCCTCAGAGCAATGCAC GTCAGCGAGCGTTTCGCTCAGTACACTGATCAGATGATCCAGGTGGCGGCGTCGGGCAGTGTGGAGACTCAGCAGCGGCTGCAGCAGTTTCTGGAGCCGATGCTCTTCCTGTCGGGCCTGGAGCTCGCCACCACTTTCGAGCACTTTTACAG gtacTACATGGGCGACCGGCTGCTGGCTCAGGGGAACGTGTGGTTGGAAAGCGCCGTGGTGGATCAGATCGGCAGCTGCTTTCCGAGCCGCTTCCCTCAGCAGATGCTGAAGAACCTGAGCGAGtcagctgagctgcagcaggagtTTCACCAGTACCGACTGCAGCAGTTTGATCGCCACCTGCAGGAGCACGACCAG atgatggaggaggagtgggcggagtcagAGGATGAGGCTGACGTCCGCGTTCTGGTTCTGTCTCCACGCTGCTGGAATGTGTCCTCGTTCTGCTTCCTGGACGAACCAGGAAAACATTTCCCATCAGAACTGTGTTCATACCTGAACCAGTTCACCCAGTTCTACGCCCACA gtcAGTCCATGTATGGTCTGAGTCACTCTAAGCCACGGCGTCTCCAGTGGACGTGGCTCGGTCACGCTGAGCTGCAGTTTGGCCTCCGGACTCTGCACGTGTCCACACTGCAGATGTTTATACTGCTGCAGTTCAACCAGCAGGAG gaggtggaggcggAGTCTCTGCTGCAGGCGACCGCTCTGTCCGCTGTCGTCCTGCTGCACGCTCTGACACCGCTCATCAGTGAGGAGGGGCCGCTGACCTGCAGTCGACCTGATGACCCCTgccaag GTGTGCTCAGGTTGAGCCAGCAGGTGGCGTCCCGCAGTCATAGCGGCGTCCAGACATCTGTCCACCTGCTGCCCAAACAGACGTACCTAAAGGTGGACGAGGACGCGGCGGCGGCgctggagaggaagaggaacttCATCTACTGTCTGATCGTCCACATCatgaagcaggagaaggagatgCACATGGACAACCTGGTCttcaag GTCCTGGACTCGTGTCAGAAGCGAGATGCGGCGCGGCCGCTGGGCGGCGGTCGTTTCAGCTGCAGCACGGCTGACGTCCTCTCCTGCATCATGCACGTCATCAGCAAAGGCTGCGTCCGCCGCAACGACGACAACCCGCACATCGTGGAGTTCATCCCCAGCGACCCGTCCACGCCGCAGAAAGGTCAGGCCCAGTTCTCCTTCAGCGACGGTGCCGAGAGCCGCGCTGACAGCTGCGCCGACATCAG CCTGGCGTTGTCTCCGCTGCGGTTTGAGGACGGCGTTCTGGACACCGTCCTCTTCTCGATGGGTCGAACGATGACGCCAGAGGAAGTCCGTCAGCTGATGCAGAGGACGGTCCATCAG GTCTCTGGGACTCTGAGTCTGGACGAGGATCGGGCCGAGCACCTGCTGCTTCACTGTAAGTGGAACGTGGACCTGCTGGTGCAGCGGTACACTGATGACCCCGACGCCCTCATGATGGCCGCCGGCATCAAGTGCAGGAACCCTGAGCCAACACCGAGCCCCACCTCCACCTGCCCGGTCTGCCTGAGCGCCCGCAGCACCACCGCTGAGCCGGTGCCACTGCTGAGCTGCATGCACTACTGCTGCAGG tcatgTTGGCAGGAGTATCTGACAGCGAGGATCGAACAGAACCTGGTGATGAACTGTAACTGTCCGATCACAGACTGTCAGGCTCAGCCCACGTCCCAGTTCTTCCTCAGCATCCTGACCGACAAGGACACTGTCACCAAG TACAAAAGTGCCCTCCTCAGGGTGTACGTGGAGTGCTGCTCTAACCTGACGTGGTGCACCAACCCTCAGGGCTGTGATCAGATCTTGTGTAAGGAGAACATGGGCAGCATGGGAACCTGTTCCAAGTGCTGCTGGTCGTCCTGCTTCAGCTGCAACTTCCccgag GCTCACTACCCGGCGAGCTGCAGTCACATGTCTcagtggatggatgatggaggtTTCTATGAAGGGATGACGGTGGAAGCTCAGAGCAAACATTTAGCCAAACTCATCTCCAAACGCTGTCCCAGCTGTCAGGCCCAGATCGAGAAGAACGAGGGCTGCCTGCA TATGACCTGTGCCAAGTGTAACCATGGATTTTGTTGGCGTTGCCTGAAACCATGGAAACCGACGCACAAAGATTATTACAACTGCTCGGCCATG